Proteins from one Mycobacterium sp. HUMS_12744610 genomic window:
- a CDS encoding IS630 family transposase, giving the protein MGARRATPQKLVLRAMIVLLAADGAPNAAIAEELGICVDTARKWRARFAGKGIEGLADAPRSGRPPIYTPADRAKVTAWACELPAEHDLPLSRWSAVDLAAQLRRDGIAASVSTVRRWLDHDALKPWQHRSWIFVRDPDFEAKAAVVLELYARTYQGTPLGADEYVISADEKPSIQARDRCHRTVATRPGRPMRVNHDYHRRGALAYLAAYLDFSSNVELRGVVNVKGALPQG; this is encoded by the coding sequence GTGGGTGCGCGCCGGGCCACACCACAAAAACTGGTGCTGCGCGCGATGATCGTGTTGCTGGCCGCCGACGGCGCGCCGAACGCGGCGATCGCCGAGGAACTGGGCATCTGCGTGGACACCGCGCGTAAGTGGCGGGCCCGGTTCGCCGGCAAGGGCATCGAGGGCCTGGCCGATGCGCCGCGTTCGGGGCGCCCACCGATCTACACCCCGGCCGACCGGGCCAAGGTCACCGCTTGGGCGTGCGAGCTGCCCGCCGAACACGACCTGCCGCTGTCGCGATGGAGTGCTGTGGATCTAGCCGCCCAACTGCGCCGCGACGGCATCGCGGCATCGGTGTCCACGGTGCGCCGCTGGCTGGACCACGATGCGCTCAAACCATGGCAGCACCGATCGTGGATCTTCGTGCGCGACCCCGACTTCGAGGCCAAAGCCGCCGTTGTGCTCGAGTTGTACGCCCGCACCTATCAGGGCACCCCACTGGGAGCCGATGAATACGTGATCTCCGCCGACGAGAAACCCTCGATCCAGGCCCGCGACCGGTGCCACCGCACCGTAGCGACCCGGCCGGGGCGCCCGATGCGGGTCAATCACGACTACCACCGCCGCGGCGCGCTGGCGTATCTGGCCGCCTACCTGGATTTTTCATCGAATGTGGAGCTCAGGGGTGTCGTTAACGTGAAAGGTGCACTGCCGCAAGGATAA
- a CDS encoding IS1380 family transposase yields the protein MQATTDWSKNVRVEVRGDDVVGHAGNVIPRLLADNLGLTSGLSSVLSRPEVTHDRGAVLRDVAVSIAGGAQNLAGTAVLRDQHRLFQAVASVPAMWRSLGEIDEQSITEVTAVRNKVRSRVWEAIEARHGAIPASQTCYGDLGDTIVIRIDASLIQSHSDKQHAAGNFKGGFGFHPLLAWCDNTGELLAVIARAGNAGSNTAADHIAIIDAAIAAIPAKWRRKLLVTIDGAGSSHAVVEHLEKLNARPGMSVGYSVGFDLDERVRVAIGQMPDAGWQAALDATGAARDDAQVAELTGLLRHSTGGDRLVGWPAGMRILVRREEIEHGTQLSLFEQLAGYRYQVLATSTAGGQPQRLEARHRVHARVEGFIRTGKDTGLARWPSHSFAINTAWVTAVAIAIDLLCWMRLLLLDGPLAKAEPATLRYRLLHAAARLIKRSRYLILRIPQTWPWAQEFADALNRVRAIP from the coding sequence ATGCAGGCTACTACGGATTGGTCGAAGAATGTCCGAGTTGAGGTCCGTGGCGACGACGTGGTCGGGCACGCCGGTAACGTGATACCCCGGTTGCTGGCCGACAATCTGGGTTTGACCAGCGGTTTGTCGTCGGTGCTGTCGCGCCCAGAAGTCACCCACGACCGAGGCGCGGTGTTGCGCGATGTGGCGGTATCGATCGCCGGCGGCGCGCAGAACCTGGCCGGCACCGCGGTGCTGCGCGATCAGCACCGGTTGTTTCAGGCGGTGGCGTCGGTTCCGGCGATGTGGCGGTCCCTGGGCGAGATCGACGAGCAGAGCATCACCGAGGTCACGGCCGTGCGCAACAAGGTCCGCTCTCGGGTGTGGGAGGCGATCGAGGCCCGCCACGGTGCGATCCCGGCTTCGCAGACCTGCTATGGGGACCTCGGGGACACGATCGTGATCCGCATCGACGCGTCGCTGATTCAGTCGCACAGCGATAAGCAGCACGCCGCAGGCAATTTCAAAGGCGGGTTTGGCTTCCACCCGCTGTTGGCGTGGTGTGACAACACCGGCGAACTGCTGGCGGTGATCGCCCGTGCAGGCAACGCCGGCTCGAACACCGCGGCCGATCATATCGCGATCATCGACGCCGCGATCGCGGCGATCCCGGCCAAGTGGCGCCGCAAGTTGCTGGTCACCATCGACGGCGCGGGTTCAAGCCACGCCGTCGTCGAACACCTGGAGAAACTCAATGCCCGGCCGGGGATGTCAGTGGGCTACTCGGTCGGATTCGACCTCGATGAGCGGGTCCGGGTCGCGATCGGCCAGATGCCCGATGCGGGATGGCAAGCCGCACTGGATGCCACCGGAGCGGCCCGTGACGACGCCCAGGTCGCCGAGTTGACCGGGCTGCTGCGCCACAGCACCGGAGGGGATCGGCTGGTCGGCTGGCCGGCCGGCATGCGCATCCTGGTGCGGCGCGAAGAAATCGAACACGGCACCCAGTTGTCATTGTTCGAGCAGCTGGCCGGCTACCGCTACCAGGTCCTCGCCACCTCGACTGCCGGTGGACAACCCCAGCGACTGGAAGCCCGCCACCGCGTCCACGCCCGGGTGGAGGGCTTCATCCGCACCGGCAAAGACACCGGCCTGGCCCGCTGGCCCTCACACTCGTTCGCCATCAACACCGCTTGGGTCACCGCCGTCGCGATCGCCATCGACCTGCTGTGCTGGATGCGACTGCTACTCCTGGACGGCCCACTGGCCAAAGCCGAACCCGCCACCCTGCGCTACCGGCTGCTGCACGCCGCGGCCCGGCTGATCAAACGATCCCGCTACCTGATCCTGCGGATCCCCCAAACCTGGCCCTGGGCACAAGAATTCGCCGACGCCCTCAACAGGGTCCGCGCCATACCCTGA
- a CDS encoding transposase: MHQARVFGRCETSTGIKAFTRLVDQVMTSQPYASATRVFFIVDNGSSHRGIAAIDRLSARYPNATMIHTPVHASWLNQVEIYFSIVQRKVLTPNDFPDLTVLEQRLATFQDCYNRTAEPFRWRYTSADLHQHLTRLDHHTPAA; this comes from the coding sequence GTGCACCAGGCCCGGGTCTTCGGCCGTTGCGAGACCTCCACCGGCATCAAGGCGTTCACCCGACTGGTCGACCAGGTCATGACCAGCCAGCCCTACGCATCAGCCACGCGGGTGTTCTTCATCGTCGATAACGGCTCCTCACACCGCGGTATCGCCGCGATCGACCGGCTCAGCGCCCGCTACCCGAATGCGACCATGATCCACACCCCCGTGCACGCCTCCTGGCTCAACCAAGTCGAGATCTACTTCTCCATCGTCCAGCGGAAAGTACTCACCCCCAACGACTTCCCCGACCTCACCGTGCTCGAGCAACGCCTGGCAACATTCCAGGATTGCTACAACCGCACCGCCGAACCATTCCGCTGGCGATACACCAGCGCTGACCTTCACCAACACCTCACCCGGCTCGACCACCACACCCCTGCCGCATGA
- a CDS encoding type VII secretion target gives MTDLRVDPTYLKDLARKLDNGKTDDVRADLAEANKKLNDMTWDMWWTHGPACGDGNIAVSEVVALRGAVIAGLDAMAQALAVCLKDGSTAYAVTEDEPGANLRRQVLDR, from the coding sequence ATGACCGATTTGCGCGTCGACCCGACTTATCTGAAGGATCTGGCGAGGAAACTCGACAACGGCAAAACCGACGACGTGAGGGCCGATCTCGCCGAGGCCAACAAGAAGCTCAACGACATGACCTGGGACATGTGGTGGACCCACGGCCCGGCCTGCGGCGACGGCAATATCGCCGTGTCCGAGGTGGTCGCCTTGCGCGGCGCGGTGATCGCGGGTTTGGACGCCATGGCCCAGGCCCTCGCCGTGTGCCTGAAGGACGGCAGTACCGCGTACGCGGTCACCGAGGACGAGCCCGGTGCGAATCTGCGACGGCAGGTGCTCGATCGCTGA
- a CDS encoding transcriptional regulator, with translation MDLVVGRRGPTVGILRAGAGAAAAARRRELDISQRSLAAAGVINAGALIAFEKGRSWPRTRTRAKLEEVLQWPAGTIARIRRGAPAPDAAPTQAPPPEDAASERPEPDSSVSLIAQAVVAAVDGCSLAIAALPPADDPEFSERATPILANLRQLETIAVRATRISRMTPELINALSTVRRQFDELMTRGADAPNALLAQRLYTTRRRAKLSALETAHAAGVPEDTIARAEAQEPLPAEATEAIETLLRQLG, from the coding sequence TTGGACCTCGTCGTCGGGCGTCGTGGTCCAACGGTCGGGATCCTGCGTGCAGGCGCCGGTGCGGCGGCCGCCGCCCGCCGCCGTGAACTCGACATCAGTCAGCGCAGCCTCGCGGCCGCCGGCGTCATCAACGCCGGCGCGCTCATCGCCTTCGAGAAGGGGCGCAGCTGGCCCCGCACGCGGACCCGGGCCAAGCTCGAGGAAGTCCTGCAGTGGCCCGCCGGGACGATTGCGAGGATTCGTCGGGGCGCGCCGGCCCCCGACGCGGCGCCGACGCAGGCGCCGCCCCCCGAGGACGCGGCATCGGAGCGACCCGAGCCCGACAGCTCGGTGTCGCTGATCGCACAGGCCGTCGTGGCGGCGGTGGACGGCTGCAGCCTGGCCATCGCCGCACTGCCGCCGGCCGACGACCCCGAATTCTCGGAGCGCGCGACGCCGATCCTGGCCAATCTGCGCCAGCTGGAGACCATTGCCGTGCGGGCCACCCGCATCAGCCGGATGACCCCCGAGCTCATCAACGCGCTGAGCACGGTGCGCCGCCAGTTCGACGAATTGATGACGCGGGGGGCCGACGCACCGAATGCCCTACTGGCGCAGCGGCTTTACACGACCCGGCGGCGGGCTAAACTGTCCGCCCTGGAGACCGCGCATGCGGCCGGGGTCCCCGAGGACACCATCGCCCGGGCCGAAGCGCAGGAACCGTTGCCGGCCGAGGCCACCGAGGCGATCGAAACGCTGCTACGCCAGCTCGGTTGA
- a CDS encoding MinD/ParA family ATP-binding protein: MNQRDEFLRDRLQPKAPGDRPSSRQAVPPRPAPPAQQPAPTPPAARAPGPPKPPPPPARDAAPPPEAPAPPTGAPQPAPPALLPGRGWRRVVRLVTFDRVRPGPSAAQLQETRFETAIRAPLRGIYKVGVLGKGGVGKTSVAASVGSLLAEYRQDHVVAIDADTAFGRLSSRIDPRTNGSFWELAAGTNPRSFDDVVARLGRNQVGLHVLRGEPASGPRRVLDPAIYREAALRLDRHFAISVVDCGSTMDAPLTREVLRDLDALIVVSSPWADGASAAARTMEWLSDQGLTRLLQNSVVALNDSDGHADKRTRAALAREFVEHGRPVVEVPFDPHLRPGGVIDVRREMAPATRRKFLQITAAITGYFAARPDRGRKVPTDGDG; the protein is encoded by the coding sequence ATGAACCAGCGCGACGAATTCCTCCGGGACCGTCTGCAGCCGAAGGCGCCCGGGGACCGCCCCTCGAGTCGGCAGGCGGTTCCGCCCCGTCCTGCCCCGCCCGCACAGCAACCCGCCCCCACGCCCCCCGCCGCCCGGGCGCCCGGGCCACCGAAACCTCCCCCGCCGCCTGCGCGGGACGCGGCCCCGCCGCCGGAGGCTCCGGCCCCTCCCACCGGCGCGCCCCAGCCCGCGCCGCCTGCGCTGCTCCCCGGCCGTGGTTGGCGTCGGGTGGTCCGGCTGGTCACCTTCGACCGTGTCAGGCCGGGCCCTTCGGCCGCGCAACTCCAGGAGACCCGGTTCGAGACGGCGATCCGCGCACCCCTGCGCGGCATCTACAAGGTGGGCGTCCTCGGCAAGGGCGGCGTGGGGAAGACGTCGGTTGCCGCCAGCGTCGGATCGCTGCTGGCCGAATACCGCCAGGACCACGTCGTGGCGATCGACGCCGACACCGCCTTCGGCCGGCTGAGCAGCCGGATCGATCCGCGGACGAACGGCTCGTTCTGGGAACTCGCCGCCGGCACCAACCCGCGCTCGTTCGACGACGTGGTCGCCCGCCTCGGCCGCAACCAAGTCGGGTTGCACGTCCTGCGCGGCGAACCGGCGTCCGGCCCGCGCCGGGTGCTCGACCCTGCCATCTACCGGGAGGCCGCGCTGCGGTTGGACCGCCATTTCGCGATCTCGGTCGTCGACTGCGGTTCGACGATGGACGCGCCGCTCACGCGGGAAGTGCTGCGGGATCTCGACGCGCTGATCGTGGTGTCCTCGCCGTGGGCCGACGGCGCCTCCGCCGCTGCCCGGACTATGGAGTGGCTGTCCGACCAGGGCCTGACCCGGCTGCTGCAGAACAGCGTCGTGGCGCTCAACGATTCCGACGGTCACGCCGACAAACGCACCCGGGCGGCGCTGGCCCGCGAGTTCGTCGAGCACGGCCGTCCGGTCGTGGAAGTTCCCTTCGACCCGCATCTGCGGCCCGGCGGGGTCATCGACGTGCGGCGCGAGATGGCCCCGGCTACCCGGCGAAAGTTCCTGCAGATCACCGCGGCGATCACGGGATATTTCGCGGCACGCCCCGACCGTGGGCGCAAGGTGCCCACCGACGGCGACGGCTGA
- the gltB gene encoding glutamate synthase large subunit — protein sequence MTPKRVGLYNPAFEHDSCGVAMVVDMHGRRSRDIVDKAITALLNLEHRGAQGAEPRSGDGAGILIQVPDAFLREVVDFELPAPGSYATGIAFLPQSSKDAAAACAAVEKIAEAEGLTVLGWRNVPTDDSSLGALSRDAMPTFRQVFMAGASGMTLERRAYVVRKRAEHELGTKGPGQDGPGRETVYFPSLSGQTFVYKGMLTTPQLKAFYLDLQDDRLTSALGIVHSRFSTNTFPSWPLAHPFRRIAHNGEINTVTGNENWMRAREALIKTDIFGSEADVEKLFPICTPGASDTARFDEVLELLHLGGRSLAHSVLMMIPEAWERHESMDPARRAFYAYHASLMEPWDGPASMTFTDGTIVGAVLDRNGLRPSRIWVTEDGLVVMASEAGVLDLDPAKVVRRMRLQPGRMFLVDTAQGRIVADEEIKAELAAEHPYQEWLDKGLIPLEDLPQGDYVRMPHERLVKRQLAFGYTYEELNLLVAPMVRTGAEPIGSMGTDTPVAVLSQRPRILYDYFQQMFAQVTNPPLDAIREEVVTSLRVTTGGERDLLTPEAASCHQIRLPQPILRNHELAKLVNLDPDDEVNGYPHGMRSAVIRCLYPVAEGGAGLAAALDGVRAQASAAIADGARVIILSDRESDETMAPIPSLLAVAGVHHHLVRDRTRTQAGLVVETGDAREVHHMALLVGCGAAAINPYLAFESIEDMLDRGVFEGVFDGFDRDTALNNYVKAAGKGVLKVMSKMGISTLASYTGAQLFQAVGISEDVLDEYFTGLACATGGITLEDIAADVAARHRLAYLDRPEERAHRELEVGGEYQWRREGEYHLFNPETVFKLQHSTRTGQYKIFKEYTRLVDDQSERMASLRGLLKFRSDVRPPVPLDEVEPASEIVKRFSTGAMSYGSISAEAHETLAIAMNRLGGRSNSGEGGEDVARFDRDPNGDWRRSAIKQVASGRFGVTSHYLTNCTDIQIKMAQGAKPGEGGQLPGHKVYPWVAEVRHSTPGVGLISPPPHHDIYSIEDLAQLIHDLKNANPSARVHVKLVSENGVGTVAAGVSKAHADVVLISGHDGGTGATPLTSMKHAGAPWELGLAETQQTLLLNGLRDRIVVQVDGQLKTGRDVMIAALLGAEEFGFATAPLVVSGCIMMRVCHLDTCPVGVATQNPLLRERFNGKPEFVENFFMFLAEEVREYMAQLGFRNFNEVVGQVGSLDTTLARAHWKAHRLDLAPVLHEPESAFMNQDLYCSSSQDHGLDKALDQQLIVMSREALDSGKPVRFSTTISNVNRTVGTMLGHELTKAYGGQGLPDGTIDITFEGSAGNSFGAFVPRGITLRVYGDANDYVGKGLSGGRLVVRPSDNAPQDYVAEDNIIGGNVILFGATSGEAYLRGVVGERFAVRNSGAHAVVEGVGDHGCEYMTGGKVVILGRTGRNFAAGMSGGVAYVYDPDGELPQYLNTEMVELESLESDDEEWLHGMIQAHVDNTDSAVGQRILADWPGQRRHFAKVMPRDYKRVLQAIAEAERDGLDVDKAIMAAAHG from the coding sequence ATGACGCCCAAGCGCGTCGGGTTGTATAACCCCGCGTTCGAGCACGATTCGTGTGGGGTAGCCATGGTCGTCGACATGCACGGCCGGCGTAGCCGCGACATCGTGGACAAGGCCATCACCGCGCTGCTCAACCTCGAACACCGCGGCGCCCAGGGCGCCGAGCCGCGCAGCGGTGACGGCGCGGGCATCCTGATCCAGGTTCCCGACGCCTTCCTGCGTGAGGTCGTGGACTTCGAGTTGCCGGCCCCGGGCAGCTATGCCACCGGGATAGCGTTCCTGCCGCAGTCCTCCAAGGACGCCGCGGCCGCATGCGCCGCGGTGGAGAAGATCGCCGAGGCCGAGGGGCTGACGGTGCTGGGCTGGCGCAACGTGCCCACCGACGACTCGTCGCTGGGCGCGCTGTCGCGCGACGCGATGCCCACCTTCCGCCAGGTGTTCATGGCGGGTGCCTCCGGCATGACGCTGGAGCGCCGCGCCTACGTGGTGCGCAAGCGTGCCGAGCACGAACTCGGCACCAAGGGCCCGGGCCAGGACGGCCCGGGCCGCGAAACCGTCTACTTCCCAAGCCTTTCCGGTCAGACGTTCGTCTACAAGGGCATGCTGACCACGCCGCAGCTCAAGGCGTTCTATCTGGACCTGCAGGACGACCGGTTGACCAGCGCGCTGGGCATCGTGCATTCCCGGTTCTCCACCAACACCTTTCCGTCGTGGCCGCTGGCGCACCCGTTCCGGCGCATCGCCCACAACGGCGAGATCAACACCGTCACCGGCAACGAGAACTGGATGCGGGCCCGCGAGGCGCTGATCAAGACCGACATCTTCGGGTCGGAAGCCGACGTCGAGAAGCTGTTCCCGATCTGCACGCCGGGTGCGTCCGACACCGCCCGCTTCGACGAGGTGCTCGAGCTGCTGCACCTGGGTGGGCGCAGCCTGGCCCACTCGGTGCTGATGATGATTCCCGAGGCCTGGGAACGGCACGAGTCGATGGACCCCGCGCGGCGGGCGTTCTACGCCTACCACGCCTCGTTGATGGAGCCGTGGGACGGCCCGGCGTCGATGACGTTCACCGACGGCACCATCGTCGGCGCGGTGCTCGACCGCAACGGCCTGCGGCCGTCGCGCATCTGGGTGACCGAGGACGGTCTGGTGGTCATGGCGTCGGAGGCCGGCGTGCTCGACCTGGACCCGGCCAAGGTGGTGCGTCGGATGCGCCTGCAGCCGGGCCGGATGTTCCTCGTGGACACCGCGCAGGGCCGCATCGTGGCCGACGAGGAGATCAAGGCGGAGCTGGCCGCCGAGCACCCCTACCAGGAGTGGCTCGACAAGGGTCTCATCCCGCTGGAGGACCTGCCGCAGGGCGACTACGTGCGGATGCCGCACGAGCGACTCGTCAAGCGTCAGTTGGCGTTCGGCTACACCTACGAAGAGCTCAACCTGCTGGTGGCGCCGATGGTGCGCACCGGCGCCGAGCCGATCGGGTCGATGGGCACCGACACCCCGGTCGCGGTGCTGTCGCAGCGTCCGCGGATTCTGTACGACTACTTCCAGCAGATGTTCGCCCAGGTGACCAACCCGCCGTTGGACGCCATCCGCGAGGAGGTGGTGACCAGCCTTCGGGTCACCACCGGCGGGGAGCGCGACCTGCTCACGCCCGAAGCGGCATCCTGTCACCAGATCAGGCTGCCGCAGCCGATCCTGCGCAACCACGAGCTGGCCAAGCTGGTCAACCTCGACCCGGACGACGAGGTCAACGGTTATCCGCACGGCATGCGTTCGGCGGTGATTCGCTGTCTGTACCCGGTGGCCGAGGGTGGAGCTGGCCTGGCCGCCGCGCTGGACGGGGTGCGGGCGCAGGCGTCGGCCGCCATCGCCGACGGCGCGCGGGTCATCATCCTGTCCGACCGCGAATCCGACGAGACGATGGCGCCGATCCCGTCGTTGCTCGCGGTGGCGGGCGTGCATCATCACCTGGTGCGCGACCGGACGCGCACCCAGGCGGGCCTGGTCGTGGAGACCGGCGACGCCCGCGAGGTGCACCACATGGCGCTCCTGGTCGGCTGCGGCGCGGCGGCGATCAACCCCTACCTCGCGTTCGAGTCGATCGAGGACATGCTCGACCGGGGTGTTTTCGAGGGCGTCTTCGACGGTTTCGACCGCGACACGGCGCTCAACAACTACGTCAAGGCCGCCGGCAAGGGCGTGCTCAAAGTGATGTCCAAGATGGGCATCTCGACGCTGGCCTCCTACACGGGGGCGCAGCTCTTCCAAGCGGTGGGGATCTCCGAGGACGTCCTCGACGAGTACTTCACCGGGCTGGCCTGCGCGACCGGCGGGATCACCCTGGAGGACATCGCCGCCGACGTTGCCGCCCGGCACCGCCTGGCCTACCTGGACCGGCCCGAGGAGCGCGCGCACCGCGAACTCGAGGTGGGCGGGGAGTACCAGTGGCGGCGCGAGGGCGAGTACCACCTTTTCAACCCCGAGACGGTCTTCAAGCTGCAACACTCGACCCGCACCGGCCAGTACAAGATCTTCAAGGAGTACACCCGCCTGGTCGACGACCAGAGCGAGCGGATGGCCTCCCTGCGCGGGCTGCTGAAGTTCCGCTCCGACGTTCGCCCGCCGGTGCCGCTGGACGAGGTCGAGCCGGCCAGCGAGATCGTCAAGCGCTTCTCGACGGGCGCGATGAGCTACGGGTCGATCTCCGCCGAGGCCCACGAGACGCTCGCCATCGCGATGAATCGGCTCGGTGGGCGGTCCAACAGCGGTGAGGGCGGCGAGGACGTCGCACGGTTCGACCGCGACCCCAACGGCGACTGGCGCCGCAGCGCGATCAAGCAGGTCGCCTCCGGGCGGTTCGGCGTAACGTCGCACTACCTGACGAACTGCACCGACATCCAGATCAAGATGGCCCAGGGCGCCAAACCCGGTGAGGGCGGCCAACTTCCGGGACACAAGGTGTACCCGTGGGTCGCCGAGGTGCGGCATTCGACGCCCGGAGTCGGGCTCATCTCGCCGCCGCCGCATCACGACATCTACTCCATCGAGGACCTGGCGCAGCTCATCCACGACTTGAAGAACGCCAATCCCTCGGCGCGGGTGCACGTGAAACTGGTGTCCGAGAACGGCGTCGGCACGGTGGCCGCGGGCGTGTCCAAGGCGCACGCCGACGTGGTGCTGATCTCCGGGCACGACGGCGGCACCGGGGCCACCCCGCTGACGTCGATGAAGCACGCCGGGGCGCCGTGGGAGCTCGGCCTGGCCGAGACGCAGCAGACCTTGCTGCTCAACGGGTTACGCGACCGGATCGTCGTCCAGGTCGACGGTCAGCTGAAGACGGGGCGCGACGTGATGATCGCCGCGCTGCTCGGCGCCGAGGAATTCGGTTTCGCCACCGCGCCGTTGGTGGTGTCCGGCTGCATCATGATGCGGGTATGTCATCTGGACACCTGCCCGGTCGGCGTGGCGACCCAGAACCCGCTGCTGCGCGAGCGTTTCAACGGCAAGCCCGAGTTCGTGGAGAACTTCTTCATGTTCCTCGCCGAGGAAGTCCGGGAATACATGGCGCAGCTAGGTTTCCGGAACTTCAACGAGGTCGTCGGGCAGGTCGGCTCGCTGGACACCACGCTGGCCCGCGCGCACTGGAAGGCGCACCGGCTGGATTTGGCGCCGGTGCTGCACGAGCCGGAGTCGGCCTTCATGAACCAGGACCTGTACTGCAGCTCGAGTCAGGATCACGGTCTGGACAAGGCGCTGGATCAGCAGTTGATCGTGATGAGCCGCGAGGCGCTGGATTCCGGTAAGCCGGTGCGGTTCTCCACCACGATCAGCAACGTGAACCGCACGGTGGGCACGATGTTGGGCCACGAGTTGACGAAAGCCTATGGTGGGCAGGGCCTGCCGGACGGAACCATCGACATCACCTTCGAGGGCTCCGCGGGCAACAGCTTCGGCGCATTCGTGCCGCGGGGGATCACGTTGCGTGTCTACGGCGACGCCAACGACTACGTCGGCAAGGGTCTGTCGGGTGGCCGGCTCGTGGTTCGCCCGTCGGACAATGCCCCGCAGGATTATGTGGCCGAGGACAACATCATCGGGGGCAACGTCATCTTGTTCGGTGCCACCAGTGGGGAGGCTTACTTGCGCGGCGTGGTCGGCGAGCGATTCGCGGTGCGCAACTCCGGGGCGCACGCCGTGGTGGAGGGCGTCGGCGACCACGGGTGCGAATACATGACCGGGGGCAAGGTCGTCATCCTCGGCCGTACCGGCCGCAACTTCGCGGCCGGCATGTCCGGCGGGGTGGCCTACGTCTACGATCCGGACGGCGAACTGCCGCAATATCTCAACACCGAGATGGTGGAACTCGAGAGCCTCGAGTCCGACGACGAGGAATGGCTGCACGGCATGATCCAGGCGCACGTCGACAACACCGATTCCGCGGTCGGGCAGCGGATCCTGGCCGACTGGCCGGGGCAGCGGCGGCATTTCGCCAAGGTAATGCCGCGGGACTACAAGCGGGTGTTGCAGGCGATCGCCGAGGCCGAGCGCGACGGCCTGGACGTCGACAAGGCGATCATGGCGGCCGCGCATGGCTGA
- a CDS encoding glutamate synthase subunit beta, translated as MADPSGFLKFTHRELPKRRPVPLRLRDWNEVYEDFDSETLREQATRCMDCGIPFCHNGCPLGNLIPEWNDLVRNGRWRDAIERLHATNNFPDFTGRLCPAPCEPACVLGINQDPVTIKQIELEIIDRAFEEGFVTPLPPHTRSGKTVAVVGSGPAGLAAAQQLTRAGHAVTVFERADRIGGLLRYGIPEFKMEKRVLDRRLDQMRAEGTEFRPGVNVGVDLTVEALRADFDAVVLAGGATDWRDLPVPGRELDGIHQAMEFLPWGNKQALGDLGDGEVGPDGQPPITAKGKKVIIIGGGDTGADCLGTVHRQGAVAVHQFEIMPRPPDTRAQSTPWPTYPLMYRVSSAHEEGGERVFSVNTEEFVGKDGRVTGLKAHEVTMQDGKFVKVEGSEFELEADLVLLAMGFVGPEKPGLLTDLGVKLTERGNVARGADFETSVPGVFVAGDMGRGQSLIVWAIAEGRAAAAGVDRYLMGSTALPAPVKPTAVPLQ; from the coding sequence ATGGCTGACCCGTCCGGCTTCCTGAAGTTCACGCACCGGGAACTGCCGAAGCGCCGTCCTGTCCCGCTGCGGTTGCGCGACTGGAACGAGGTCTACGAGGACTTCGACTCCGAGACGTTGCGCGAGCAGGCGACCCGCTGCATGGACTGCGGCATTCCCTTCTGCCACAACGGCTGCCCGCTGGGCAACTTGATCCCGGAATGGAATGACCTGGTCCGCAACGGTCGGTGGCGCGACGCCATCGAGCGGTTGCACGCCACGAACAACTTCCCCGACTTCACCGGCCGGCTCTGCCCGGCGCCGTGTGAGCCGGCCTGCGTGCTCGGCATCAACCAGGATCCGGTGACGATCAAGCAGATCGAGCTCGAGATCATCGACAGGGCTTTCGAGGAAGGCTTCGTGACGCCGCTACCCCCGCACACGCGGTCCGGAAAGACGGTCGCGGTGGTGGGTTCGGGCCCGGCGGGCCTGGCCGCGGCGCAGCAGCTCACCCGCGCCGGCCACGCCGTCACCGTGTTCGAGCGTGCGGACCGCATCGGCGGCCTGCTGCGCTACGGCATTCCGGAGTTCAAGATGGAAAAGCGCGTCCTGGACCGGCGGCTGGACCAGATGCGCGCCGAGGGAACCGAATTCCGGCCCGGCGTCAACGTCGGGGTCGACCTCACCGTCGAGGCGCTGCGCGCCGACTTCGACGCGGTGGTCCTGGCCGGCGGAGCCACCGACTGGCGCGACCTGCCGGTGCCCGGCCGCGAGCTGGACGGTATCCACCAGGCGATGGAGTTCCTGCCCTGGGGCAACAAGCAGGCGCTCGGCGACCTCGGCGACGGGGAGGTCGGTCCGGACGGGCAGCCGCCGATCACCGCCAAGGGCAAAAAGGTCATCATCATCGGCGGCGGTGACACCGGGGCGGACTGCCTGGGGACCGTGCACCGGCAGGGCGCGGTCGCGGTGCACCAGTTCGAGATCATGCCGCGGCCGCCGGACACCCGCGCGCAATCCACGCCCTGGCCGACCTACCCGCTGATGTACCGGGTGTCCTCGGCGCACGAAGAGGGCGGCGAGCGGGTGTTCTCGGTGAACACCGAGGAGTTCGTCGGCAAGGACGGTCGCGTGACCGGGCTCAAGGCGCACGAGGTCACCATGCAGGACGGCAAGTTCGTCAAGGTCGAGGGCTCGGAGTTCGAGCTCGAGGCGGACCTGGTGCTGCTGGCGATGGGGTTCGTCGGGCCCGAGAAGCCGGGCCTGCTCACCGACCTCGGGGTCAAGCTGACCGAGCGCGGAAACGTCGCGCGCGGTGCCGATTTCGAGACGTCGGTGCCCGGCGTCTTCGTCGCCGGCGACATGGGCCGGGGCCAGTCGCTGATCGTCTGGGCGATCGCCGAGGGCAGGGCCGCGGCCGCGGGCGTGGACCGCTACCTGATGGGGTCGACGGCGCTGCCGGCGCCCGTCAAGCCGACCGCGGTGCCGCTTCAGTAA